In Zobellia roscoffensis, the following are encoded in one genomic region:
- a CDS encoding DEAD/DEAH box helicase family protein, translated as MTELKHSLNFKFEWRSYQQNFLDNFEEHITDNHLHVVAPPGSGKTILGIEVLRRVNKRTLVLAPTLTIRNQWRDRLESFFLNENSLVDYTTNIKEPQFLTFSTYQSLHALNKRFLDNDDDSLLEFIKRNGIQTVVLDEAHHLKNEWYKCLMILKQIEDLTVISLTATPPYDSSGAELNKYFELCGPIDDEIAVPDLVKNGDLCPHQDFIYFSKPSETQIRYIVGYREDIIQFMNELKADESFQNLLLEHPFYKRTEEVLEEIYDKPSFLSAMLIFLNAAEFEIDKKKLLFLGFESTVVNFPTLTYDWLEILLQELLVVQREDLIQYEPILHDIEKRLSRIGVYEKKKVNFIGDEQLYRSLASSPSKLESIHSIIEQEQQILGNDLKAVVLTDFIRKEFLDFKGDEVTALNKLGVVSIFQYLRVKSAQSQYLGILTGSLVVLHKDVVSEFEVLLGSGTFSMQPLSSDADFVQITVSGNNKNSIVGTVTALFQMGKIKILIGTKSLLGEGWDAPAINTLVLASYVGSFVSSNQMRGRAIRMDANELSKTGNIWHLACLDPTINDGGKDLEQLKRRFSAFSGVSISGKTYIENGLDRLQLPEIFNEETDLDELNTSMVQSASERNTLQERWHEAIDKGSLLVREVKVPYSGKTPFRKAKKMRSVDAAQYLLIEVVAGLGLFLPEFLMKNIGTLLNKGIFQFVYFLLAGVVIGFAPKTYKALKLYFLFGNSIKKTEKIGKALLAYLIKTKRVHIGNSEITVETEQHSNGSFACYLRGASNHEGSLFVNLLHEILAPVENPRYLLVSSSWVKRTWDVRNYYVVPQDLGKRKKDAIEFHSFWKEHVENSELLYTRTKIGRKELLKARLAHVVYQFKEVSEKAITWK; from the coding sequence TTGACGGAACTAAAACATAGCTTGAATTTTAAGTTTGAATGGCGGAGTTATCAGCAGAATTTTCTTGACAATTTTGAGGAGCATATAACGGATAACCATCTACATGTAGTTGCTCCGCCAGGCTCTGGAAAGACCATTTTGGGTATAGAGGTTTTACGTAGGGTAAACAAGAGAACCTTAGTTTTAGCTCCTACTTTGACGATTAGAAACCAGTGGCGTGATCGTTTAGAGTCATTTTTTCTAAATGAGAATTCTTTGGTGGATTATACAACGAATATTAAAGAGCCTCAGTTTTTGACCTTTTCTACATATCAGTCATTGCATGCGCTAAATAAACGTTTTTTAGATAATGACGATGATTCACTATTAGAGTTTATTAAAAGAAATGGCATTCAGACGGTTGTTCTGGATGAAGCTCACCATTTAAAAAACGAATGGTATAAATGTTTGATGATTCTGAAGCAAATTGAAGATCTAACAGTTATATCCCTTACTGCCACGCCTCCGTATGATAGTTCTGGGGCTGAATTGAATAAGTATTTTGAACTCTGTGGACCAATTGATGACGAAATAGCGGTACCCGACTTAGTGAAGAACGGTGACCTATGTCCGCATCAAGATTTTATTTATTTTTCAAAACCTTCCGAAACGCAGATTAGATATATCGTAGGGTACAGAGAGGACATTATTCAGTTTATGAACGAACTGAAAGCGGATGAAAGTTTTCAAAACCTTCTTTTAGAACATCCATTTTATAAAAGAACGGAAGAGGTGCTTGAAGAAATTTATGATAAACCTTCATTCCTGTCGGCCATGTTAATTTTCTTGAATGCTGCTGAATTCGAAATAGATAAAAAGAAATTACTCTTTCTAGGTTTTGAAAGTACAGTTGTAAATTTTCCAACACTTACGTATGATTGGTTGGAGATCTTACTTCAAGAACTTTTGGTTGTTCAGCGTGAAGATCTCATCCAGTATGAACCTATTTTACATGACATAGAAAAACGCTTGAGCCGTATTGGAGTATACGAGAAAAAGAAGGTCAATTTTATAGGGGACGAGCAGCTATACCGTTCACTGGCAAGTAGCCCAAGCAAGTTAGAAAGTATACACAGTATTATTGAACAGGAGCAACAAATTTTGGGTAACGACTTGAAAGCAGTTGTTCTTACCGATTTTATCAGGAAAGAGTTCCTAGATTTTAAAGGCGATGAAGTAACTGCACTTAATAAATTGGGCGTGGTTTCTATTTTTCAATACCTACGTGTTAAATCTGCCCAAAGTCAGTATTTGGGGATACTAACAGGTTCGCTGGTTGTTCTTCATAAGGATGTGGTTTCAGAATTTGAGGTGTTGCTGGGTAGTGGTACTTTCAGCATGCAGCCCTTATCTTCTGATGCGGATTTTGTACAAATTACAGTTTCTGGGAACAATAAGAACAGTATTGTAGGCACGGTTACAGCGCTTTTTCAGATGGGAAAAATTAAAATACTAATTGGTACTAAATCTTTGTTGGGTGAAGGGTGGGACGCTCCGGCTATAAACACCCTGGTTTTGGCATCGTACGTAGGTTCGTTTGTGTCATCCAACCAAATGCGGGGCAGAGCCATTAGAATGGATGCTAATGAACTATCTAAAACCGGTAATATTTGGCATTTGGCATGTCTTGACCCAACTATAAATGATGGTGGTAAGGATTTGGAACAATTAAAACGCCGATTCTCCGCCTTTTCGGGGGTTTCTATTAGTGGAAAAACTTATATCGAAAATGGATTAGATAGGCTTCAACTGCCCGAAATCTTTAATGAAGAAACAGATTTAGACGAATTGAATACTAGTATGGTACAATCTGCTTCAGAAAGAAATACTTTGCAAGAAAGGTGGCATGAAGCTATTGATAAAGGCAGCCTATTGGTCCGGGAAGTGAAAGTACCTTATTCGGGCAAAACTCCGTTTAGAAAAGCAAAAAAAATGCGTTCGGTAGATGCAGCACAATATTTGTTGATTGAAGTGGTTGCTGGTTTAGGTTTATTCCTTCCTGAGTTTTTAATGAAGAATATAGGAACCCTATTGAACAAGGGCATTTTTCAGTTTGTATACTTCTTGTTGGCAGGTGTTGTAATTGGTTTTGCACCTAAAACATATAAAGCACTGAAATTATATTTCTTATTTGGGAACTCTATTAAGAAAACGGAGAAAATAGGAAAAGCTTTATTGGCTTATCTTATAAAAACGAAACGGGTTCATATTGGTAATTCAGAGATTACAGTGGAAACTGAGCAACATAGTAACGGTAGTTTTGCCTGTTATTTAAGAGGAGCCTCCAATCATGAAGGGTCTTTGTTCGTTAACCTGTTACATGAAATACTGGCACCCGTAGAAAATCCTAGATATTTACTGGTTAGTAGTAGTTGGGTAAAAAGGACATGGGATGTCCGTAATTATTATGTAGTGCCACAGGATTTGGGAAAACGAAAAAAGGACGCCATAGAATTTCACAGCTTTTGGAAGGAACATGTTGAGAATTCAGAACTACTTTACACACGAACAAAAATAGGTAGAAAAGAGTTGCTTAAAGCCCGTTTGGCTCATGTAGTGTATCAATTCAAGGAGGTTTCAGAAAAAGCGATTACTTGGAAATAA
- the hemB gene encoding porphobilinogen synthase produces the protein MYPLRRNRRLRTNESIRSLVRETILSPKDFLVPLFVTEGKGIKEEIASMPDYYRLSLDLLEAEVKELWKMGLHAVLLFVKVPDNLKDNKGTEALNEDGLMQRAIKTVKNACPGMLVMTDVAMDPYSSYGHDGIVENGQILNDETSDFLAEMSVSHALAGADIVAPSDMMDGRILSIREALEDEGLIHTGIMSYSAKYASAFYGPFRDALDSAPVDVKDVPKDKKTYQMDYANRFEALKETEMDVDEGADIVMVKPGLCYLDIVREIRNEVDVPVAVYQVSGEYAMVKAAAEKGWLDHDAVMMEQLTAIKRAGANIIASYFAKDAVKLLG, from the coding sequence ATGTACCCACTTAGAAGAAACCGCAGACTAAGAACAAACGAATCTATCAGAAGTTTAGTGCGCGAAACTATTTTATCGCCCAAGGATTTTCTGGTTCCTCTTTTCGTAACAGAAGGCAAGGGTATTAAAGAAGAGATTGCTTCTATGCCCGATTACTACCGGTTGAGCTTAGACCTTTTGGAGGCAGAAGTTAAAGAACTTTGGAAAATGGGCTTGCATGCCGTACTACTTTTTGTAAAAGTGCCTGACAACCTAAAAGATAATAAGGGTACTGAAGCATTAAACGAAGACGGACTAATGCAACGCGCCATTAAAACTGTGAAGAACGCTTGCCCTGGCATGTTGGTCATGACCGATGTTGCCATGGATCCCTATTCATCTTACGGTCATGACGGAATTGTTGAAAACGGACAAATTCTTAACGATGAAACCTCTGATTTTTTAGCGGAAATGAGCGTATCTCACGCGTTGGCCGGAGCTGATATTGTAGCACCAAGCGATATGATGGATGGTCGCATACTATCAATTCGTGAGGCTCTTGAAGATGAAGGTTTGATCCATACGGGAATTATGAGTTATAGCGCTAAATATGCCAGTGCTTTTTACGGCCCGTTTAGAGATGCTTTAGATTCTGCTCCTGTAGATGTAAAAGACGTACCTAAAGACAAGAAAACGTATCAAATGGACTATGCCAATCGTTTTGAAGCACTTAAGGAAACTGAAATGGATGTAGATGAAGGTGCTGATATTGTAATGGTAAAACCAGGTCTTTGTTATCTTGACATTGTACGTGAAATTCGTAATGAAGTTGATGTTCCCGTGGCAGTGTATCAAGTAAGTGGTGAATATGCCATGGTAAAGGCCGCTGCCGAAAAAGGCTGGCTGGACCATGACGCGGTAATGATGGAACAACTTACTGCTATAAAAAGAGCCGGAGCCAATATCATTGCTAGTTATTTTGCTAAAGATGCCGTTAAATTATTGGGCTAA
- a CDS encoding serine hydrolase domain-containing protein, which translates to MRVIQLLFFILTIQLSRAQEGTSTPLNIGFNNALVYGSPFDVGLDSVYINTNVEKIITNGIKKNAFPGAQVLVAKNRKIIFHKAYGYHTYDSIQPVALDDIYDLASVTKITAALPAIMKLVDEGKLDLDVPFSTYWTRWKGIKDKQNITLREILAHQAGLKPYIVFLNEVFRKNGKAKKRFVRTSSSRRFKNQAYDGLYVKNRFNKKMYRLIDRSDVSREKKYSYSGLAFLIFPELVEQLTKDTFEYYLEKNFYLPLNAPTMGFKPKPKGFSNTIVPTENDTLFRHALTQNWVHDENAALLGGISGNAGLFATATDLAKLMQMYMQYGVYDGKRYLSEATVKEFTRVQFPENDNRRGLGFDKPSLNNSELPLSKAYPAPEVGAGSFGHSGFTGTFVWADPENQMVYIFLSNRVNPTRDNRNLYNLNIRPAVQQVFYKATLPSK; encoded by the coding sequence TTGAGAGTAATTCAGCTTTTATTCTTTATTTTAACAATCCAGTTATCGCGAGCACAGGAAGGTACTTCTACGCCTTTAAATATTGGGTTCAATAATGCATTGGTTTATGGAAGTCCGTTTGACGTAGGGTTAGATTCGGTATACATTAATACTAATGTTGAAAAAATAATAACAAACGGTATAAAGAAGAACGCTTTTCCTGGGGCGCAGGTATTAGTGGCCAAAAATAGGAAGATAATCTTTCACAAAGCCTATGGTTATCATACATACGATAGCATTCAACCTGTAGCTTTAGATGATATTTATGATTTAGCTTCCGTCACTAAAATTACTGCCGCTCTACCAGCCATTATGAAATTGGTTGATGAAGGGAAACTTGATTTGGACGTTCCGTTTAGCACCTATTGGACCCGCTGGAAAGGAATAAAAGACAAACAAAATATTACATTACGCGAAATTCTAGCGCATCAAGCGGGACTTAAGCCTTATATCGTTTTTCTAAATGAGGTTTTTAGGAAAAACGGTAAGGCAAAGAAGCGATTTGTTAGAACGTCTTCCAGCAGAAGGTTTAAAAACCAAGCCTACGATGGACTTTACGTAAAAAATAGGTTCAACAAAAAAATGTATCGCCTTATTGACCGGTCAGATGTATCCAGAGAAAAGAAATATTCATATTCCGGACTTGCATTCTTAATTTTTCCAGAACTCGTTGAACAGTTGACGAAAGATACTTTTGAGTATTATCTAGAGAAAAATTTCTATTTACCCTTGAATGCACCTACAATGGGTTTTAAACCAAAACCAAAAGGCTTTTCTAACACTATTGTACCAACAGAAAATGATACACTCTTTCGTCATGCCCTAACCCAAAACTGGGTTCATGACGAGAATGCTGCACTTTTAGGTGGTATATCCGGCAATGCCGGACTATTCGCCACTGCTACGGATTTAGCAAAATTGATGCAGATGTACATGCAATATGGAGTGTATGATGGTAAACGTTACTTATCCGAAGCCACTGTAAAGGAATTTACACGTGTGCAGTTTCCCGAAAATGATAATCGCAGAGGTCTAGGCTTTGATAAGCCTTCATTAAACAACTCGGAACTGCCCCTATCCAAAGCGTATCCTGCTCCAGAAGTAGGCGCAGGTAGTTTTGGCCACAGTGGTTTTACAGGAACATTCGTCTGGGCAGACCCAGAAAATCAAATGGTATATATTTTTCTTTCAAATAGGGTTAATCCTACCCGAGATAATAGAAACCTTTATAACC